A window of Bacteroidales bacterium genomic DNA:
TTTTACATGAACTAATTGACAGGCAGGACAAGAGTATCACCAGGGTCACCAAAATTGATTTGTAATTCATAGTTGTGTTTATCTAATAGTTTCTATCTGTCGCCAATTCGTTTTTTCAACCAGGCCTTTGCCCTGGCGTATTGTGATTTGGATGTGCCTTCGCTGATATTGAGCATTTCGGCTATTTCCTGGTGAGAAAATCCTTCGATGGCAAACAGGTTAAAAACTGTCCTGAACCCTGCTGGTAATGACTGAATATGATTCAACAGTTCTGCCGTTTTTAGTTGTTTGAACGCATCAGGATAATCATCACTGACAGCGTAAGCCATTTCAATGTCAACGCTCTGTTTCAGTACATCCTTCTTTCTCAATATTTCAAGTGCGGTGTTGACCATTATTCTTTGCACCCACCCGTCAACCGGACCTTCCGACCGGAAGTGTTTCAGGTTTGTAAAAACCTTTATAAATCCTTCCTGCAAAAAGTCTTCAGCCATTTCGACATCTTCGGCATACCTCAGGCAAACTCCCATCATTTTAGGTGCAAAATGCTCATAAAACTGCTTTTGAGCATTGGTGTTACCTTTGAGGCATCCTCTAATGAGCTGTTCCATATCCATCAGAGGACGGCTTTGATTATTGGTTCAACATCGGTTAATTGATGCAGGGAGAAGCGAAAAAGTTGCACGGTCTGCTCGATGAAGTAAAATTTTATCATTGTCAAATATTAGGATATTTCACAAACAGTTAAAAGACTGGATTTTGAGAAGATTATTTTATTTCAGGATGAAGAAAAAACAAAAATCTATTTTGCGAAAAACATCAAAAATTAATCCAGTAAATTCAAATCGAAACCCTAAAACTCTGACAGGTCTTAATCCCGCACGTGCGGGACTGTCAGGTTTCCGCATGACCTACCAGGGATTTCAGGGAAGCAAGCTTCGAAAGAGATGGCAGCCCTGAGACTCTTTAGCTGGAAGACCTGTGAGGTCTTGGTTTTGTCTTGTTAAACGCTGACAGACCGGTATGGCGCTTTCAGGTTACACATGAACCCTGTCATTGTGCGCAGCTCCTGACAGGGTTTTGGCAGGGAAATGAAAAACTAAAGTGTATTTTTGAGATGGATAAAAATTCCGGATTCCCCTTTTTTGTTGATAGAGGCTTCAACCCTGAGCACCATATCGTAGTAAGTTACCAGGTCTAATCCGACACCGGCGCCAAGCAGCAGGCTATTGGAAAGGTCTTCAGCATCATAATTCCTGAAGGCTTCCACATAGCCTAAGTCGATAAACAGATTGGCATAGAGGGCATAGTGGATTTTGCTGAATTTTTCCGATTTGATGAAACCAATTGTACTTACCTGTGGCTTGACAAGAGGATATTTCAGGGTGTTTTTTGCCAAAATATAGCTTTGCCCGTCAATCACATAAAGCTCGTAACCCCGGACAAAATTACGGTCGTATCCCAACCCCTGCTGGTAATAATAAGGTTGGTCACGATTGGTCGATATTTTTCCGCTCCAGTCAGTGGAGAAGTAAATTTTTTTGGTTACTTCCCAATATTGTCTGTAAGATCCCAGTAACTCCATCATGCCCAGGTTGTCGGTTTTTGTAATTCCAAGGCCGCTTTTTGAGAGTTGGCCTGAAAAATAGTTTCCTTCAAGCGGATAAACCTTAGAATCGCGGTGATCACTGGTAAAGCGGTAATTCAGCGAGAAATATTCATTTGTTTTCAAGCCCTCGAAGGAATAATCAGGATTAAGCTTCAGCAAGGTATCTCCAAATGAATAGAAGTTAAATTTAAGTTGGAGATAGTGATAATGAAAAAGGTTTGGACGGTGTGAAAGGGTAAAGTAGCTATAGTAATTTTTAAAAATGTATTGGTCATCATCACGAACAAACTCTTGTTTATTACCGACAGTCTGATAAGCCACCTCGTGATTTTGAATCCAACCGATACCAAGTCCAGCACCGAGGGTCTGTTTTCGATTGATGTAGGGGACATAGTAGCTGATTTCATACCGTTCATCATAACCAAAGCGAAGCAATAGCCGGAGAGACTCCATGCGACCACGGTTGTTTTCTTTGGTTAAAAAGACGCCGTAACTGATCCGTTCGAAGTTTTTGTCTTGCCACCAGGTATTAAGGTTTCGGTCTGAAATTTCAAAAATCGGAAAAGGCCAGATGTACCACCGTTCAATAAAATCCAGGTGAACCTCTAAATGGCAGGGATTTCCACTGGTTAAGGCTGAATCGCTGATATTCACGAAATTGAAAAGCGAAGTTTTCAATAAGTTTTGTTGAGAGATTTGAAAAGCATTACGCAGTTTCCCTGCTGAAATCGTATCACCAGCTTTAAAATTAAGTTCTCTCAGGATGATAAAATCTTTCGTAATTTTATTTCCGGTCAGTACAATCGTGTCAATGATATAGAGAATGCCAGCGTCGGTCAGATCAGATTGAATGATAATGCTGTCTGCAGAAGCTTGAGGAGTGAGATGCCCGAAATGATGGTTAGCCAGCGCTGAACCGGTAACTATCATTAATAAAAACAGCATCAACCCTTTCATCATTCCAATCATTTTTTAGCCGGATCATCCGTAATTTTTGCTACTCCTCAATTAAGTCTCCAGGTATCTCATCAGTAAATCATATCTTTCGCGCAGCATGGTCTCATTTTTTTCGTTGTCGCCAAAATAGAAACTGATATCATACCCATATCGTACAAATGTTTGCATTACAGGTTCAAGGTTCATTCTGTTGAGTTTAAGCGTAACTTCCATTCTGGTGGAGTCGGGTATTGACTTTACTGCTGCATTGAGAATTTTAGCATCGTTGGCTTCTGCAATTCTGGCGATCTCACTCATCGAGTAATCATTTTGGTTCACCTCGAGGATGATTATTCCGCCTGGATTGTTTACTGACATGGTTTGTGCCAATTCGGTGAGTAACATCGGAGCAGTGATCAGACCGGCATAATACTTTTTTTCATCAAGCACAGGCAAAACACTTATTCGCTGTTCGGTCATTATTTTCAACGCATTGAAAAAATGCTCGTAATCGTTTATAAATGGTCTGGGTAATGCTTTGCATAAGGGCTCAATGATGCCGGAGTCATCAGCTGTTGCCATTAATTCGCTTTCCGAAATCAACCCTATGTAATTTTTTTCGTCAATTACTGGGAGATGAGTCACTTTGTTCTCATCCATCA
This region includes:
- a CDS encoding RNA polymerase sigma factor, whose protein sequence is MDMEQLIRGCLKGNTNAQKQFYEHFAPKMMGVCLRYAEDVEMAEDFLQEGFIKVFTNLKHFRSEGPVDGWVQRIMVNTALEILRKKDVLKQSVDIEMAYAVSDDYPDAFKQLKTAELLNHIQSLPAGFRTVFNLFAIEGFSHQEIAEMLNISEGTSKSQYARAKAWLKKRIGDR
- a CDS encoding CBS domain-containing protein, giving the protein MIAKNLMSIFIQPLRKSDKISKAMKLMDENKVTHLPVIDEKNYIGLISESELMATADDSGIIEPLCKALPRPFINDYEHFFNALKIMTEQRISVLPVLDEKKYYAGLITAPMLLTELAQTMSVNNPGGIIILEVNQNDYSMSEIARIAEANDAKILNAAVKSIPDSTRMEVTLKLNRMNLEPVMQTFVRYGYDISFYFGDNEKNETMLRERYDLLMRYLET